A region of uncultured Anaeromusa sp. DNA encodes the following proteins:
- a CDS encoding methyl-accepting chemotaxis protein: MSVRKKMVLSFSGLFALILLLVSAGGYFFVKEQLSRQLEQRLEAAVEAQEHRIEGWLNAKKAVVELTGNMVRKLSGNAAVSPAWLGVYQGMDKDFVDMYFADTAGKMISAKGWAPPVGFDSRQRVWYQAASKANKVVVSDFYIDEGSRKLTATISMPVFTEAGQVKGVLGADIFLTALSEFIKDLHYEGEGQAFLINRQGIIGVHPSEEMISKNALNTEANPELAAALQLALQQDSGQVAYKEQGVERILAYRAISGTPWVLCFQMEKSLVYQPLQQLLLFFAGLTLAAILLVVFVTYRLAGRIVEPLQALNAKVGDLAQGDLRVRAAAEGGDEDEVSELAAGFNQMADDLQSMLKDVHEATDELHTQANILVDTASHVAANTQELSATMGEVSAAVEEITAGSEENASSVVQVENHVAKVDEKAHQVFQAATEGVGVSLEVAKQVTQVSGWMEEMSQSIQRMSLLLQKVSVSCRHSLQIAGQAQARSQETTAIMNALNGSSKQINSIVGIIRTIAEQTNMLALNATIEAAGAGEAGKGFAVVAREVKELSRRTSEEAGRIAAQIESMQEDMASAVKAVENINDVIGETRKITRSIAASVNDEGVQELVEEERPETTLRQEMALIVAKSSHVAENAVMAAQEVKNLSQTNEQIAQQAEAVAQSTGEMAHMMRNMAEATHEIAKGTQAISCSLQESEKAIVDTAAKASTVSGCAYETEGMSDKLKELVARFKI; encoded by the coding sequence ATGAGTGTACGGAAAAAGATGGTTCTTTCGTTTTCAGGGTTGTTTGCATTGATACTGCTGCTTGTTTCGGCAGGCGGATATTTTTTCGTTAAAGAGCAGCTTTCAAGGCAGCTGGAGCAACGCTTGGAAGCTGCGGTTGAGGCGCAAGAGCATCGCATAGAAGGCTGGCTGAATGCGAAAAAAGCCGTTGTAGAGTTAACTGGAAACATGGTTCGGAAATTATCAGGCAACGCGGCCGTTTCCCCCGCTTGGCTTGGCGTATATCAAGGGATGGATAAAGACTTTGTAGATATGTATTTTGCGGATACCGCAGGGAAAATGATCAGCGCCAAAGGGTGGGCACCTCCGGTTGGTTTTGATTCACGCCAGCGGGTTTGGTATCAAGCAGCGTCTAAGGCGAATAAGGTGGTAGTTAGCGATTTTTACATAGATGAAGGTTCTCGCAAGTTGACGGCCACGATCTCTATGCCTGTGTTTACCGAAGCCGGTCAAGTTAAGGGTGTCTTGGGGGCGGATATTTTTCTAACTGCCTTATCGGAGTTTATTAAAGACCTTCACTATGAAGGAGAGGGGCAGGCCTTTTTAATCAATCGCCAAGGTATTATCGGCGTGCATCCGTCGGAAGAAATGATTTCTAAAAATGCGCTGAATACAGAGGCAAACCCTGAATTGGCAGCGGCCTTGCAACTTGCGCTGCAACAGGATAGTGGACAAGTTGCTTATAAAGAGCAAGGCGTAGAGCGAATACTGGCGTACCGAGCCATTTCAGGCACGCCGTGGGTATTGTGTTTTCAAATGGAAAAAAGTTTAGTCTACCAGCCTTTGCAGCAGCTTTTGCTTTTCTTTGCGGGACTGACCCTAGCTGCTATTTTGTTGGTAGTGTTTGTGACATATCGCCTGGCAGGACGAATCGTTGAACCGCTGCAAGCGCTCAATGCAAAGGTAGGAGATTTGGCGCAGGGCGATTTGCGCGTTCGCGCGGCAGCAGAAGGCGGCGATGAAGACGAAGTGTCTGAATTAGCGGCGGGCTTCAATCAAATGGCGGATGATTTGCAAAGCATGCTGAAGGATGTGCATGAGGCGACAGATGAGCTGCATACGCAGGCTAACATTCTTGTTGATACGGCATCTCATGTAGCGGCGAATACCCAAGAGTTAAGCGCGACCATGGGCGAAGTTAGCGCGGCAGTGGAAGAGATTACTGCCGGCTCGGAAGAAAATGCCAGCTCGGTAGTGCAAGTGGAGAACCATGTCGCTAAAGTCGATGAAAAAGCGCACCAAGTATTTCAGGCGGCCACAGAGGGGGTCGGCGTTTCACTGGAAGTAGCCAAACAAGTGACCCAGGTTAGCGGCTGGATGGAAGAAATGTCTCAAAGTATTCAAAGAATGAGTCTATTACTACAAAAGGTATCTGTTTCTTGCCGCCATTCTTTACAGATTGCAGGACAAGCGCAGGCTCGCTCGCAGGAAACAACCGCTATTATGAATGCGTTAAACGGCTCTTCTAAACAAATCAATAGTATTGTCGGTATTATTCGAACGATTGCGGAACAGACAAACATGTTGGCTTTGAACGCGACTATTGAAGCGGCTGGGGCAGGAGAAGCCGGCAAGGGATTTGCAGTGGTAGCTCGGGAGGTAAAGGAGCTGTCACGCAGAACGTCCGAAGAAGCAGGGCGCATTGCGGCGCAGATAGAAAGCATGCAAGAGGATATGGCCAGCGCCGTGAAAGCGGTGGAAAACATAAACGATGTGATTGGCGAAACAAGAAAAATCACCCGTTCCATTGCAGCCTCTGTCAACGATGAGGGTGTGCAAGAGTTGGTGGAAGAAGAGCGGCCAGAAACAACGCTGCGCCAGGAAATGGCCTTGATCGTAGCCAAAAGTTCGCATGTTGCAGAAAATGCGGTAATGGCTGCGCAAGAAGTCAAAAACCTATCACAGACCAATGAACAAATTGCGCAGCAAGCTGAAGCTGTGGCTCAGAGTACGGGGGAAATGGCTCATATGATGCGAAATATGGCGGAAGCGACCCATGAGATCGCGAAAGGAACCCAAGCCATTTCTTGCAGTTTGCAAGAGTCGGAAAAAGCCATTGTTGATACAGCCGCCAAGGCGAGCACCGTTAGCGGATGCGCCTATGAAACGGAAGGCATGTCCGATAAGCTCAAAGAACTGGTAGCTAGATTTAAGATCTGA
- a CDS encoding hybrid sensor histidine kinase/response regulator: METDEELRREFVLEAKAHLAAMEEALLRLEKHSADEEAVRVILRGAHSIKGTAGFFSMEALVRVAHSLESFLGAIRERQAIVTSPMMDVLLSVLDVLHKLLQSPAEIALTPDVEDVLRRLREQLEAKPSLPPCYSDVAAEETAEAAMLGEGSALLSNTDEYVRVNKRILNDLLALTGEMVLRRNQLLRLSQQRHTSPQLEAVSNGIDELTTQLQKKVLQTRMQPMGGILNKFPRIVRDLSRKLGKEVSLHLSGLEVELDRSMIEALMDPMNHLIRNALDHGIEAPSMRRKLKKSSQASLAIRAYHESERVVIEVSDDGQGISLKRIKETAVQKGFATEKELELLGPGQLLRFVLHPAFSTAQTVTALSGRGVGLDVVKANIEKIGGKIEIESQEGQGTTFRLVLPLTLAIISAFIVLSQGQTFAIPQANVRELVLILPDSGRDKRLEKVNGKPVLRLRGQCMPVLYLCELLGEAKASEAVSVDEYVRILVVKAGTQVYALVVDSVYDTEEVLVKSVPEVMKSRKIYSGLTVLGDGNVAMILDAEGLGLEAGLALGEKKLVTAEAFAPERTEQEETYLLLFQCSGPEWLAADLSFVARIEEISREQLQEVGGKQYALLQGETLRVFQPEEYLPFASKELAQEKLYVIVTKQLHAKVGFLASVIHDAIRLPLRLDEHGVQGNGIIGSAHVDGRIVTVLDLHSLVMYAAPEYNEKIGLSGALFGSQQNQKTRILLAEDSPVFARLVQNCLTSAGYTVQIAENGKKAWTYLQEKHFDVLVSDMEMPGLSGLELIAFLRKQEKIKDMPAIALTSLAGEEYRTRALQAGFDRYLVKLDRKELLETLQELRLESAREVQDGSEA; the protein is encoded by the coding sequence ATGGAAACCGATGAGGAATTGAGACGAGAATTCGTGCTGGAGGCAAAAGCTCATTTGGCAGCGATGGAAGAAGCCTTATTGAGGCTGGAAAAGCATTCTGCCGATGAAGAAGCTGTACGAGTTATTTTGCGCGGGGCGCATAGTATAAAAGGAACCGCTGGCTTTTTTTCAATGGAAGCGTTGGTGCGGGTGGCACATAGTCTGGAGTCTTTTTTGGGAGCCATTAGAGAACGGCAGGCCATAGTGACGTCGCCCATGATGGATGTACTTTTAAGTGTATTGGATGTGCTTCACAAGCTTCTTCAGAGTCCCGCTGAAATTGCTTTAACGCCGGATGTTGAGGACGTGCTGAGGCGGCTTCGGGAACAGCTGGAAGCAAAGCCTTCTTTACCGCCTTGTTATTCAGACGTGGCTGCGGAAGAAACGGCGGAAGCCGCCATGTTAGGCGAAGGGTCGGCTCTTTTGAGCAACACGGATGAGTATGTGCGGGTGAACAAGCGGATTTTAAACGATTTGCTTGCGTTGACAGGCGAAATGGTTTTGCGTCGCAATCAACTGCTCAGGCTTTCGCAGCAAAGGCATACCTCGCCGCAATTAGAAGCGGTTTCAAATGGAATTGACGAGCTGACGACGCAATTGCAGAAAAAGGTATTGCAGACGCGCATGCAGCCTATGGGCGGGATTTTGAATAAATTTCCGCGTATTGTCCGCGATTTGTCGCGCAAACTGGGCAAAGAAGTGTCGTTGCATCTTTCGGGCCTGGAAGTAGAATTGGATCGTTCTATGATTGAAGCACTAATGGATCCCATGAATCACTTGATACGAAACGCCCTAGATCACGGTATTGAAGCACCAAGTATGCGACGAAAACTGAAAAAATCCAGTCAAGCGTCTTTGGCAATTCGAGCGTATCACGAAAGTGAACGCGTCGTGATTGAGGTCAGTGATGACGGCCAGGGTATTTCGTTGAAGCGCATCAAAGAAACGGCCGTGCAAAAGGGATTTGCGACGGAAAAGGAATTGGAACTGCTGGGGCCCGGGCAACTGCTGCGCTTTGTTTTGCATCCTGCTTTTTCTACGGCGCAAACAGTGACCGCCTTATCGGGGCGCGGCGTAGGTTTGGATGTAGTGAAAGCGAATATTGAAAAGATAGGCGGGAAAATTGAAATTGAATCGCAGGAAGGGCAAGGGACGACATTTCGATTGGTGCTGCCGTTAACGTTGGCTATTATTTCCGCCTTTATCGTGTTGTCCCAAGGGCAAACTTTTGCAATTCCCCAAGCCAATGTGCGGGAATTAGTGCTGATCTTGCCTGATAGCGGCCGAGATAAACGTTTGGAAAAAGTGAACGGAAAACCCGTGCTGCGCCTGCGCGGACAATGTATGCCTGTTTTATACCTCTGTGAATTATTAGGAGAGGCCAAAGCCAGTGAGGCTGTTTCGGTCGACGAATATGTGCGGATTTTGGTGGTTAAAGCGGGAACTCAGGTCTACGCGTTAGTGGTAGACTCTGTCTATGATACAGAAGAAGTGCTGGTCAAGTCAGTGCCGGAAGTGATGAAAAGCAGAAAGATTTATTCCGGCTTGACGGTACTGGGAGATGGCAATGTAGCGATGATTTTAGATGCGGAGGGACTTGGCTTAGAAGCAGGACTTGCTTTGGGAGAAAAGAAGCTGGTAACCGCGGAAGCGTTTGCTCCCGAGCGTACTGAGCAAGAAGAAACCTATTTGCTTCTCTTTCAGTGCTCTGGACCAGAGTGGCTGGCGGCGGATTTATCTTTCGTGGCCAGAATTGAAGAGATTTCACGCGAGCAATTACAAGAAGTGGGCGGAAAGCAGTATGCGCTTTTACAAGGAGAAACCTTGCGTGTTTTCCAACCTGAAGAATATTTGCCTTTTGCAAGCAAGGAGCTTGCGCAGGAGAAGCTTTATGTAATTGTTACGAAGCAGCTTCATGCTAAAGTCGGTTTCTTAGCAAGTGTTATTCATGATGCGATTCGGCTGCCGCTGCGGTTGGATGAACACGGCGTACAAGGAAACGGCATAATTGGGTCTGCGCACGTCGACGGGCGTATTGTGACGGTCTTGGATTTACACAGCCTTGTTATGTATGCAGCGCCGGAATACAATGAAAAAATAGGATTGTCAGGGGCGCTTTTTGGTAGCCAACAGAACCAGAAAACACGAATTTTGCTAGCGGAAGACTCACCGGTATTTGCTCGCTTGGTTCAAAATTGTTTGACCAGCGCAGGTTATACAGTGCAGATTGCTGAAAATGGGAAAAAAGCTTGGACGTACTTGCAAGAAAAGCATTTTGATGTGCTTGTCAGCGACATGGAAATGCCGGGATTGAGCGGCTTGGAATTAATTGCTTTCTTGCGAAAACAAGAAAAAATCAAAGATATGCCGGCCATCGCGTTGACGTCGCTAGCGGGTGAGGAATATCGCACGCGTGCGTTGCAGGCTGGGTTTGACCGTTACTTAGTGAAATTGGATCGCAAAGAATTGTTGGAGACCCTTCAAGAGTTACGCTTAGAGTCGGCTAGGGAGGTGCAAGATGGAAGCGAGGCCTAA
- a CDS encoding diguanylate cyclase, whose protein sequence is MEARPKILVVDDSLVELKIIRKRLGEEYQVFLAASGAEALELLKKDTVDLILLDILMPEMDGISVCKILKADETTLEIPVLFLTALADAQSIVEGFAAGGQDYITKPFQADEFRARVKVHLELRQAKKQLERYAAELEEKNMILQTLLDKMEKTVRTDYLTGLENRRSATKRLREELARMRRRGESGSLLLADIDSFKNINDTYGHEAGDVVLQLVSHRMETAVREEDIVARWGGEEFLILLPELSLSEALHVAERIRETISQEPVLYQGEKLEITVTLGVAALDVNLGMEESIKRADQALYEGKHQSKNCVAYCGADGQCLVCREA, encoded by the coding sequence ATGGAAGCGAGGCCTAAAATACTCGTAGTTGACGACAGTCTGGTAGAACTTAAAATTATTCGCAAACGCCTTGGAGAAGAGTATCAAGTGTTCTTGGCTGCGAGTGGCGCGGAAGCCTTGGAATTGTTGAAAAAAGACACCGTAGACCTAATTTTGCTGGATATATTGATGCCGGAGATGGATGGAATTTCGGTTTGTAAAATCCTCAAGGCCGACGAAACGACGCTGGAAATTCCCGTACTGTTTCTTACGGCGTTGGCGGATGCGCAGAGTATTGTTGAGGGATTTGCGGCTGGAGGGCAGGATTATATTACGAAGCCGTTTCAAGCGGATGAGTTTCGAGCGCGCGTGAAAGTTCATTTGGAGTTGAGGCAGGCCAAAAAGCAATTGGAGCGGTATGCGGCGGAATTAGAAGAAAAGAATATGATTCTGCAGACGCTGCTGGATAAAATGGAAAAAACGGTCCGTACTGATTATCTTACAGGCCTAGAAAATCGTCGCAGCGCTACGAAGCGGCTGCGTGAAGAATTAGCTAGAATGCGGCGGCGCGGCGAATCGGGGAGCTTGCTGTTGGCAGATATTGATTCCTTTAAAAACATTAATGATACGTACGGTCATGAAGCCGGCGATGTAGTGCTGCAATTGGTGTCGCATCGAATGGAGACGGCTGTGCGTGAAGAAGATATTGTCGCCCGCTGGGGAGGGGAAGAGTTCTTAATTCTTTTGCCGGAACTTTCTCTGTCGGAAGCGTTGCATGTTGCCGAGCGCATCCGCGAAACCATCTCGCAAGAACCGGTTCTCTATCAAGGGGAAAAGTTGGAGATAACGGTTACGCTGGGCGTGGCCGCGCTAGATGTGAACTTAGGCATGGAGGAAAGTATCAAACGAGCGGATCAAGCCTTATATGAAGGGAAGCATCAGAGTAAGAATTGTGTTGCTTACTGCGGGGCGGATGGTCAATGCTTAGTATGTCGTGAAGCCTAG
- a CDS encoding NAD(P)-dependent oxidoreductase, with product MKTVFLNATKLDFDQKLDFSSVQALTELTNYDDTSNEQILERVQGQTVVITKEMPVGKDVISQFPDSVKLICEAGTGYNNIDILAAREKGISVCNIPSYSTVAVAQLAMTFVLNLSASLPQQQSMLERKDFSNFTKFLQVPHFEVAGKTLGVIGAGAIGRESIKIGVALGMNVLVYDPFPKEWTEGNVKNASLEDVLRQSDFITLHCPLMDSTRQIINKERIALMKPTAYIVNTSRGALIKEEDLLDALQQGRLAGAALDVQDPEPPALDNPLFAMDNVIMTPHIGWRRYESRQRLVDLIAANIKAFIEGKAVNVVNG from the coding sequence ATGAAAACGGTATTTTTGAATGCAACCAAATTGGATTTTGACCAAAAGCTGGATTTCTCATCGGTACAGGCGTTGACAGAGCTGACGAATTACGACGACACAAGCAATGAACAAATTTTGGAACGGGTACAGGGGCAAACCGTGGTGATTACCAAGGAAATGCCAGTGGGTAAAGATGTAATTTCCCAATTCCCTGATTCGGTTAAGCTGATTTGCGAAGCTGGTACCGGCTATAACAACATTGATATTCTTGCCGCCCGTGAAAAAGGTATTTCCGTTTGCAATATTCCCAGCTATAGCACAGTAGCGGTAGCGCAGTTGGCAATGACTTTTGTACTCAATCTCAGCGCTTCACTGCCGCAGCAACAGAGCATGCTGGAGCGCAAGGATTTTTCCAACTTTACGAAGTTCTTGCAAGTGCCTCACTTTGAAGTGGCCGGCAAAACGTTGGGGGTTATTGGTGCGGGCGCTATTGGCCGCGAATCGATAAAAATCGGCGTTGCGTTGGGCATGAACGTGTTGGTATATGATCCCTTCCCGAAAGAGTGGACTGAAGGAAATGTGAAAAACGCTTCTTTAGAAGACGTGCTGCGGCAAAGTGATTTTATTACGCTCCATTGCCCGCTCATGGACAGCACGCGGCAGATCATTAATAAAGAGCGTATTGCGCTGATGAAGCCTACCGCGTATATCGTCAATACTTCGCGCGGCGCGCTGATCAAAGAAGAAGATTTGCTTGATGCTCTGCAGCAAGGACGCCTTGCTGGCGCTGCCTTGGACGTACAGGATCCAGAGCCGCCGGCTCTCGATAATCCTCTCTTTGCGATGGATAATGTAATTATGACGCCGCATATCGGCTGGCGCCGTTACGAATCCCGCCAGCGTTTGGTGGACTTGATTGCGGCGAACATCAAGGCATTTATTGAAGGTAAAGCCGTCAATGTGGTAAACGGGTAA
- a CDS encoding sigma 54-interacting transcriptional regulator: MELILQRIQEDVMAYAEVMAGVIGVDVEIMDQSFRRIAGTGIYRERVGLDMAAEGLVYQAAMSSGVTQIVENPGEHPLCQGCPHCHRCDEKLEICTPIRLEEKTIGIIGLICFTEAQRAHVWNKLAMYSSFLEQMAGFIGSKAAEQREAEQQRQLMELLNQVLDRMGSGVLILDKDNRLVHLNAHAQKQLGLGEEWQGCEVALHLTGDSLHGWEEARLTAGGRTLRVMSEILPVMPSVAEYDRILVIRDWRTVRDDVYHYSQFSEQVTVENILGGSQAMLQLRESIRRVAAFSSTVLITGESGTGKELVARAVHAASRRAEMPFVALNCGAIPEPLLESELFGYVKGAFTGADPKGRIGKFELAHKGTLFLDEIGDMPLYLQVKLLRVLQERTLCRVGSNQQVAVDVRIVAATNKDLEELIREHQFREDLYYRLNVIPLRIPPLRERFEDIQELAEALVRRYSLLFGKTLLPVEESVWDLFRAYNWPGNVRELENTLEYMINMAEDGGKITADLLPGNLRKKDAGSAADEFPTLEMMEKQLIQQALKRYGRSTEGKKLAAQHLGIGLATLYRKLEKEDGDFLSK, translated from the coding sequence ATGGAACTGATTTTGCAACGGATTCAAGAAGACGTGATGGCCTATGCAGAAGTTATGGCTGGCGTGATCGGCGTGGATGTGGAAATTATGGACCAATCCTTTCGTCGCATTGCAGGCACAGGGATCTATCGGGAACGTGTTGGGCTGGATATGGCGGCGGAAGGCCTTGTGTACCAAGCGGCAATGTCGAGCGGAGTGACGCAAATTGTCGAGAATCCGGGCGAACACCCTTTGTGTCAAGGCTGTCCCCATTGTCACCGTTGTGATGAAAAACTTGAAATTTGTACGCCTATACGGTTAGAAGAAAAGACCATAGGAATTATTGGGTTGATCTGTTTTACGGAGGCGCAACGGGCGCATGTGTGGAATAAATTGGCCATGTATAGTTCTTTTTTAGAGCAAATGGCTGGATTCATCGGCAGTAAAGCGGCGGAACAACGTGAGGCGGAACAGCAGCGGCAACTGATGGAGTTGTTGAATCAAGTGTTAGATCGCATGGGCAGCGGCGTGCTTATCTTAGATAAAGATAATCGCTTGGTGCACTTAAATGCGCATGCGCAAAAACAACTGGGCTTAGGAGAAGAATGGCAAGGCTGCGAAGTGGCTCTGCACCTGACTGGCGATAGCCTCCATGGTTGGGAAGAAGCAAGGCTGACTGCTGGGGGCCGTACGTTACGGGTTATGAGCGAGATTTTGCCTGTAATGCCTTCTGTAGCGGAATATGACCGAATTTTGGTTATTCGCGATTGGCGAACCGTTCGTGATGACGTGTATCATTACAGCCAATTTAGCGAACAAGTTACGGTGGAAAATATTTTAGGCGGTTCACAAGCAATGCTGCAATTGCGCGAGAGCATTCGTCGTGTTGCCGCTTTTTCATCCACTGTGCTGATTACAGGGGAAAGCGGTACAGGTAAAGAATTGGTGGCGCGCGCCGTGCACGCAGCCAGCCGGCGCGCAGAGATGCCCTTTGTGGCTTTGAATTGTGGCGCGATACCGGAACCCTTGTTGGAAAGTGAATTATTTGGCTATGTGAAGGGGGCCTTTACCGGCGCAGATCCTAAGGGGCGCATTGGCAAGTTTGAATTGGCGCATAAAGGAACTTTGTTTTTGGATGAAATTGGCGATATGCCGCTATACTTGCAAGTCAAATTGCTGCGGGTGCTGCAGGAGCGAACTTTATGCAGAGTCGGTTCTAACCAGCAAGTGGCGGTAGATGTCCGAATTGTAGCGGCTACGAATAAGGATTTGGAAGAACTGATTCGGGAGCATCAATTTAGAGAAGACTTGTATTATCGTTTAAATGTGATTCCCTTGCGTATTCCTCCGCTTCGAGAGCGTTTTGAGGATATCCAGGAATTGGCGGAGGCGTTGGTGCGGCGCTATTCATTGCTCTTTGGCAAGACGTTGCTGCCGGTGGAGGAATCTGTTTGGGACTTGTTTCGTGCGTATAATTGGCCGGGAAATGTTCGTGAGCTGGAAAATACGCTGGAATATATGATTAACATGGCTGAAGACGGCGGGAAAATCACCGCGGATTTACTGCCGGGCAATTTGCGTAAAAAGGACGCGGGAAGTGCGGCGGACGAGTTTCCCACTTTGGAAATGATGGAAAAACAGCTGATTCAGCAAGCACTAAAGCGATATGGTCGCTCTACGGAGGGGAAAAAACTGGCAGCGCAGCATTTGGGGATTGGTTTGGCTACGTTATATAGAAAGTTAGAGAAAGAGGATGGCGATTTTTTATCAAAATGA